The Equus asinus isolate D_3611 breed Donkey chromosome 22, EquAss-T2T_v2, whole genome shotgun sequence genome has a segment encoding these proteins:
- the LOC106832612 gene encoding olfactory receptor 6C2: protein MRNHTVITTFILLGLTEDPLLQILIFIFLFLTYTLSVTGNLIIITLTLVDSHLKTPMYFFLRNFSFLEVSFTTVCIPRFLYSISTGENTITYNACASQIFFVIFFGATEFFLLAAMSYDRYIAICKPLHYMTIMNNRVCTLFVVCCWVSGLMIILPPLSLGLQLEFCDSNATDHFGCDAAPLLKISCSDTWVIEPMIILVAVFALIITLECVLLSYTCIIRTILRFPSVQQRRKAFSTCSSHMIVVSIAYGSCIFIYVKPSAKDQVAINKGVSVLTTSVAPLLNPFIYTLRNKQVKQAFYDSIKRITFLSKKSKFC, encoded by the coding sequence ATGAGAAACCACACAGTAATAACAACTTTTATCCTGCTGGGACTGACAGAGGACCCACTACTGCAAatcttgatttttatctttctatttctcacCTACACGTTGAGTGTAACAGGTAACCTGATTATTATCACCCTCACTCTGGTGGACTCCCATCTTAAAACgcctatgtactttttcctcagaaatttttccttcttagaaGTCTCATTTACCACCGTCTGCATTCCTAGATTTCTGTACAGTATATCAACTGGGGAAAATACCATTACCTATAATGCTTGTGCAAGtcaaatattttttgtcattttctttggagCAACAGAGTTTTTTCTCCTGGCAGCCATGTCCTATGATCGGTACATTGCTATCTGTAAACCCCTTCATTACATGACCATCATGAACAATAGGGTGTGCACCTTATTCGTTGTCTGCTGTTGGGTCTCTGGCTTGATGATCATTCTCCCACCCCTTAGCTTGGGTCTCCAGCTGGAATTCTGTGACTCCAATGCCACTGACCATTTTGGCTGTGATGCGGCACCCCTCCTAAAGATCTCATGCTCAGACACCTGGGTAATAGAACCAATGATTATCCTCGTGGCTGTATTTGCACTCATCATCACCCTAGAGTGTGTGCTGCTGTCCTACACATGCATCATCCGGACAATTCTGAGATTCCCTTCGGTCCAACAAAGAAGAAAGGCCTTTTCTACCTGCTCATCCCACATGATTGTGGTTTCCATCGCCTATGGAAGCTGCATCTTCATCTATGTCAAGCCCTCGGCAAAGGACCAGGTGGCCATAAATAAAGGTGTTTCAGTGCTCACTACTTCTGTTGCTCCCTTGTTGAACCCCTTCATTTACACCTTAAGGAATAAGCAAGTGAAGCAAGCTTTTTATGACTCTATAAAGAGGATTACATTTCTCTCAAAGAAATCAAAGTTTTGTTAA